The genomic interval TACCGGTCGGTGGGTCCGGGGGGCCACACCTGCCGTCCGAACAGCTCCCGCAGCACGTCCTCCATCGTCACCAGCCCGGCCAGCCGCCCGTCCGCGCCGAGTGCCGCCGCCAGGTGCGTCCGGCTGCGCCGCATCGCCGTCAGCACGTCGTCCAGGGGGGTGCTCTCCCGGATCCGTGCGATCGGCCGCATGTCCCGCACCGGGAACGGCAGATCCCGCGGTGAGGCGTCCAGCGCGTCCTTGACGTGCAGGTAGCCGACGATCCGGCGCCCCTCGTCCACCACCGGGAACCGCGAGAACCCGGACTCGTTCGACAGCGCCTCCAACTGCTCCGGCGTGACCCCCACGCGCGCATAGACGACCTCTTCCAGCGGCAGCACCACGTCCCGCACCGGCCGCCGCCCCAGCTCCAGCGCGTCGTGCAGCCGCTCCCGCGCGCGCTCGTCGATCAGCCCCGCCTCGCCGGAGTCCCGTACGATCCGCGCCAGCTCGGCGTCCGAGAAGGTGGCCGTGACCTCGTCCTTGGTCTCCACGCGCAGCAGCTTCAGCAGGAGGTTCGCGAAGGCGTTGACCGCGAAGATCACCGGGCGCAGCCCGCGCGCCAGCGCGACCAGTGGCGGCCCGAGCAGCAGCGCGCTGCGCACCGGTTCTGCGAGCGCGATGTTCTTGGGGACCATCTCGCCGAGCAGCATGTGCAGATAGGTCGCCAGGGTCAGTGCGATGACGAAGGACACCGCGTGCCCCGCGCCCTTCGGCACGCCCACCGCGTGGAACACCGGTTCCAGCAGATGCGCGATCGCCGGCTCCGCGACGACACCCAGAACCAGCGTGCACAACGTGATCCCGAGCTGCGCGGCCGCCATCAGCGCGGAGACGTGCTCCAGCCCCCACAGCACGCCCTTCGCACGCCGGTCGCCCTGTTCGGCGTACGGCTCGATCTGACTGCGCCGAACGGAGATCAACGCGAACTCGGCCCCCACGAAGAAGGCGTTCACGACGAGCGTCGCCAGACCGATCAGCAACTGGACGACCGTCATCGCTCGGCCCCTTCCCCGGGCAAGGGAGCGTGCAGCAACACTCGCGCCGCGCGCCGGCCCTGTGCGTCCGTCACGTCCAGCTGCCAGCCGGTGATCTCCACCGAGTCGCCGACGGCCGGGATCCGGCCCAGTTCCGTCGCCAGCAGGCCGGCCAGCGTCTCGTACGGCCCCTCGGGCGCCCGTAGTCCCACGCGCGCGAGCTGGTCGATGCGGGCCGAACCGTCGGCCTGGAAGAGTTCCCTGCCCTCCTCGTCGGTGCCCGCGGCGGCCAGGTCGGACGTCTCGTGCGGGTCGTGCTCGTCGCGTACCTCGCCGACGACCTCCTCGACGATGTCCTCCAGCGTGGCCACGCCCGCCGTACCGCCGTACTCGTCGATGACGACCGCCATCGTGCGCTTGCCGGAGAGCCGGTCCAGGAGTCGGTCCACGGTGAGCGACTCGGGCACCAGCAGCGGCTCGCGCAGCAGCTCGGCGACCGAGGCGCGGGGCCGGCGGTCGGCCGGTACCGCCAGGATGTCCTTGATGTGCGCGATGCCGACGACCGAGTCGAGGCTGCCGCGGTAGACGGGGAACCGGGACAGCCCGGTCGCGCGCGTCGCGTTCGCCACGTCCTCGCAGGTGGCCTGGACGTCCAGGGCGATCACCTGCACCCGCGGGGTCATCACGTTCTCCGCGGTCAGGTCGGCGAGGTTGAGCGTCCGGACGAACAACTCGGCGGTGTCCGCCTCCAGCGCGCCCGCCCGGGCGGAGTGCCGGGCCAGCGCGGCCAGCTCCTGCGGCCCGCGCGCGGAGGCCAGCTCCTCGGCGGGTTCCAGACCGAAGCGGCGCACCACCCGGTTGGCCGTGTTGTTGAGGTGGGTGATGAAGGGGCGGAAGGCCGCGCTGAACCAGCTCTGCGCGGTGCCCACCCGCTTGGCCATGGCCAACGGCGAGGAGATCGCCCAGTTCTTGGGCACCAGCTCGCCGACCACCATCAGGAAGACGGTCGACAGCGCGGTGCCGAGCACCAGCGCCAGCGACCGGGACGTGGACCGCGAGATCCCGAGCGACTCCAGGGGCCCCGCGATCAGCGCGGCGATCGACGGTTCGGCGAGCATGCCGACGACCAGGTTGGTCACGGTGATCCCGAGCTGCGCCCCGGACAGCTGGAACGTCAGATTCCGTACGGCTTTCAGGGCGCCGGACGCGCCCCGCTCACCGCTCTCCGCCGCCCGCTCCAACTGGCCGCGGTCCACCGTGGTCAGCGAGAACTCCGCCGCCACGAAGGCACCGCAGGCCAGCGAGAGCAGGATCGCCACCAGCAGGAGGAGCACTTCGGTCATCGGGTCACCTCCGTCCCATGATCGGACAGGGTCCCCAGGATCGCCCGTCCTAGCCGGCGAGGGGCTTCACCCAGCGCCGCCACTTTTCCTCGGGCGCATACCCCGCCGCGCGCCAAGCGTGCTGTGCCGTCTCGTTGCGCACCAGCACCATCGCGTCCCCGCGCCGCCCGCCGAGCCGTACGAACCGGTCCTCCGCGGCCGTGAGCAGCGCCGAACCGATGCCCCGCCGACGGCGTTCCGGGTGCACCGCGAGCCGGTACAGATGACACCGCCAGCCGTCGAACCCCGCGATCACCGTGCCGACGAGTTCGCCGTCGAGCTCGGCCAGGATCAGCGCCTCGGGGTCGCGGGTGACCAGCCGCTCCACGCCGTCCCGGTCGTCGCTGATGCTCGTCCCCTCGGCAGCCCGCGTCCAGAAGGCCAGCACGGTGTCGAGGTCGTCGGGCGTCGCGGCCCGTATCCGCAGGTCGGTCATACGGCGATCCCATCACGCCCGACGGCACGGCACCCGGAGTTCCGCCATCCGGACGGCTACTGCCCGCGCAGCCGCGCCATCACCGGCGCGAACGCCTCCATGGACGCCTCCAGCACCGTCAGATAGGTGAAGCCGTACCGTTCGCGCTGTGCCAGCACCTGCGCGACGATCTCGTCGACCGTGCCGACCAGCATGATGGGCAGGTCCAGGGCCTGCTGCAGGGTCAGGTCCGGCAACCGGTGCAGGAACGGGGTGGCGACGGCCTCGCGGTCGTCGGTGACGACCACTGTCTGGACGAGCAGGTTCAGTTCGGCAGGCTCCTTGCGCCCCTCGGCGAGGTGCAGATAGCGCGCGACGCGCTCGTCGAGCTGCTCGGCGGTGGTCGGGATCAGCTTGCCGGTCGTGTTGCCCGGCACCAGGGTCGCCCCGGTGAAGGCCATGATGTCGGCGTGCTCGGCGGACAGCCTCAGCATCCGGTTGCCTATGCCGCCGATCAGGAGAGGTACCCGGGGCCGCTGCACCGGCTGCGGCACATGGTCCGCCGAGGACAGCAGCCGCTCCAGCTCCTCGACCGTGCGCCGCAGATGGTCCACCCGCTCGCCCGGCGAGCCGAAGGGCAGCCCCGCCCCGTCGTGCTCGGACCGCACATAGCCGGTGCCCAGGCCGAGTTCGAGGCGACCGCCGGTGAGGGCGTCCACCGTGGCGACCTCACGGGCGAGCAGTGCCGGGTTCCAGAACCCCGCGTTGAGGACGAACGTGCCCAGCCGTGGCCGCTCGGTGACCTCCGCCGCCGCGACCAGCGCCGGGAACGGCGCGATCTTGCCGAGATGGTCGGGGACCAGGATCACGTCGTAACCGAGTTCCTCGGCCCGCCGACACTTGGTGCGCCAGTCCTCGTCGGTGGCGGCGGCGGTCAGGTTGACGGCGAAGCGGAAGGGGCGGAGCTGTTCGGGGCGGGGCATGAACTCTCCTCAGCATCAAGCGACTTGAGTTGTCTGCCCCGCGATTCCATCACTCGTGCGCGATGGCCGCCAGTACGTTCATGCGCGATGCACGCAACGCCGGCAGCAGCGCCGCCACGATGCCCACCACCGCCGAGCCGACGACGACCGCGACGATCGTGCCCCACGGGATCGCCAGCGCGTTCAGTCCCTGGAGCGCCAGCACCTGCTGGGTGCACACACCCCACACCAGTCCCAGGGCGAGCCCGAGGACCGCGCCGAACACGGCGATGACCACCGACTCCAGCCGGATCATCCGCCGGAGCTGACGGCGGGCGAGCCCGATGGCGCGCAGCAGCCCGATCTCCCGGGTGCGCTCCACGACCGACAGGGCGAGAGTGTTGACCACGCCCAGCACCGCGATGACGATCGCGAGCCCGAGCAGCGCGTACACGAGATAGAGCAGGACGGCGATCTGGTCGTGGACCAGGTCCTTGTAGTCGGCGAGGTCACGCACCTGGACCTGCGGATACGGGTCGAGCGTCTTCTCCAGGCCCGCGCGCAGCCGGTCCGCGCCGACGCCTGAGGCGGCGTTCACATACAGCGCGGAGTCCTGGCCGCCCTGCACGAACTGCTCCAGCGTGCCCAGACCGAAGTAGATGCCGCCCTGCGTCCCGAACCCGTCCGCCGAGTCCTGGTCGGTGAGGGCGCCCACGGTCAGTTCGGTCCGGCGGCCGCCCTGGAACTCGACGGGGATCCTGCTGCCGACCTTCACGTGATGGTCGCGGGCGAAGTCCAAGTCCATGGCGAGGTGCCCGGTGGCGAGCGCGGCCGCGGTGTCGCCCTGCGCGTAGGTGATGTGGGCGACCTCGTCGAGCTGCGGGTCGTACCCGGCGGCGCTGGTCTCCACGCGCTTGCCGTCCGGCAGCCGTACGGCGATCGGGGCGAACCGAGACCGCACGACGAGCCCCGCGCCCTCGGTCCTGCGCACCGCGTCCGTGACCTCCTGCGGGAACGGCAGGAAGTTGCCGTTCTGCACGACGTAGTCGGCGCCCAGCGTCTTGTCGATCTGGTCGTCGAAGGACTTGGACATCGAGGCGCTGGCCACGGACATCCCGCCGACCAGGGCGAGCCCGACCATGAGGGCGGCCGCGGTGGCGCCGGTACGGCGGGGGTTGCGCAGGGCGTTGCGCTGGCTCATCCGCCCCACCGGGCCGAAGAGGGCCGGGAAGGCGCCGCCCAGCACCCGGATCACCGGCCGCACCAGCAGCGGGCCCGCGATGACGGTGGCCAGGAGCGTCAGGACGACGCCGAGGCCGAGGAGGGAGGCCGCGGACGCCGTCTTCGAGGAGGTGACACAGCCCACCAGCGCGGCCGCGCCCGCCGCGCCGACCACCCCGCCCACGATCGCCCGCGTGCGCAGCGGCTTTCCGATCCCCGCGATCTCGGCGTCCGCGAGGGCCGCCATGGGGGAGACACCGGCCGCGCGCCGGGCCGGGAGATAGGCCGCGACGAAGGTGACGCCCACGCCGACGACGTAGGCCGCCACGGGGGTTCCCCAGCCGATGACCATCTCGCCGGTCCGGATGTTCATGCCGAAGGCGTTCATGAGCGCGATGAGCCCGACGGCGAGCCCGATGCCCGTGCCGAGCCCGACCGTGGAGCCGACCAGGCCGAGCAGTGTGGCCTCGGTCAGCACCGAGCGGCGGACCTGGCGCCGGTCGGCGCCGAGTGCGCGCAGGAGGCCCAGCTCACGGGTGCGTTGGGCGATCAGCATCGAGAAGGTGTTGACGATCAGGAACACACCGACGAGGACGGCGATCCCGGCGAATCCCAACATGACGTACTTGATGACGTCGAGGAATCCGCCCAGTTGGTCGACGTCCGACTTCGCCTGCTCGTCGGCGGTCCGGTACTCGTAGGTTCCCGTCCCGAGCGCGGCGGTCACGCGCTGCTTGAGCTGGTCGTTGCTGACGCCCTCCGCCGCGTCGACCGAGATGCTGGTGGCGGCCTTCGCGGAGCCGAGCAGCTTCGCCTGCGCGGTCGGCGGGTCGAGGAACAGCAGCGTGGCACCGGGGTTGGTGGTGGTGAACGTAGCGATGCCGACGATCCGCACCTTGAACGAGCCGGGCGCCGCGATCACGGTGAGCGGGTCGCCGATGTGCAGGTCCTTGCGGTCGGCGGTCTCCGAGTCGAGCAGCGCCTCCGACGGGCCGTGCGGGGCGTGGCCCGAGGTGAGCTTCACGGGGCTGCGCGAGGTCGGGTTCCAGTCGGTGCCGATGGTGGGGGCGCCGGTGGTCGATCCCACCGACTCGTTCTCGGCGTCGGCGACGGTGATGCCGTCGTCCTCCGCGTCGAAGCGCGCGGCACCGACCCCGTCGACCCGGGCGACCCGGTCCGCGAGCGCGGCCGGCAGGGTGGCCGTGGTGCCGGACGGGATGGCCTCCTTCAGGTCTTCCTCGGGGCTGATCGTGAGGTCGGGCGCGGTCGAGGCGAAGAGCCGGTCGAAGGTGCGGCTCAGGGTGTCGGAGAAGATCAGGCTGCCCGAGACGAACGCCACGGACAGGACCACGGCCAGCGCGGAGAGCAGCAGCCGTCCCTTGTGGGCGAGGAAACTGCGCAGGGTCGCCTTCAGCACGGGGTCAGTCCTCGTCGGTGTCGGCGTCGGCGTCGAACTGGCCGCGGATCACGTCGAAGCGCTTCATGCGCTCCAGCACGGCCTCCGCGGTGGGCAGCTCCATGCTGTCCACGATCCGCCCGTCCCCGAGGAAGAGCACCAGGTCGGAGTGGGCGGCGGCGCCCGGGTCGTGGGTGACCATGACGACGGTCTGCCCGAGTTGGTCGACGGCCTCACGCAGGAACCCGAGGACTTCCAGGCCCGCCCGGGAGTCGAGGTTGCCGGTCGGCTCGTCCGCGAAGATCAGCTCGGGCCGGGAGGCGAGCGCCCGGGCGCACGCGACGCGCTGCTGCTGGCCGCCCGAGAGCTGCGCGGGCCGGTGCTTCAGACGGTCCCGCAGGCCCAGGGTGTCGATGACCTGGTCCAGCCACTTCTCGTCGGGCTTCTTGCCCGCGATGTCCATGGGCAGGGTGATGTTCTCGGCCGCGTTCAGCGTCGGGATCAGGTTGAACGACTGGAACATGAACCCGATCCGGTCCCGGCGCAGCCGGGTCAGTTCGCGCTCCTTGAGCCCTGTGATCTCGGTGTCGCCGAGCCACACCTGGCCGGCCGACACGGTGTCGAGCCCCGCCAGGCAGTGCATCAGCGTGGACTTCCCGGAGCCCGAGGGTCCCATGACCGCGGTGAAGCGGCTCCGCGCGATGTCCACGTCCACCGAGTCCAGGGCGATCACGGCCGTCTCGCCCGAGCCGTACGCCTTGGTCAGACCGCGGGCGCGGGCCGCGATCGCGTCGGCCGGGGCGTGCTCCGCAGCAGCTGTGGACAAGGCTCTCTCCTCGCTCGTGGACGGCATCCGTGGACGGCGTCCGTGGACGGTGCTCGCGGACCGGGTGGTCCCCATCCGGCCGAGGGTAATGTGATCCACCCCACACCGGATATCCCCCGTGGGGTCGAGAAGGCCTCCACCGCAGGTCGGGCTCCCGATGTCGATGTAAGGGGCACATTCCACCGGCCGCCAGCCCCCCCTTGCCCTTGCTAGCACTTTGGCGCTAGCTTCGAGGTATGGCGAAGACTCAGTTGAACGTGCGGGTGGACGAGGGCACCGCCCGCGCCGCCCGTGAACGTGCCCTCGCCCGCGGCGTGAGCGTCAACCGCTACATCGAGGAACTGGTCATGAAAGACACCGGCGAGGCGGGCCAGGCCTTCGTGGAGGCCGCGGCCGACTTCATGAAGCAGTACGAGTCCGTGTTCGCGGAGGAGTTCGGCAAGGACCACGAGACTCGTTGAGCGATCTGCACATCGACCTCGCCTGGCTGCTGATGCTCGCGGAGCAGAAGACCCCGGGCGATCCCCAGGTCACCGACTGGGGCGCCCTGGTCGCCGCCGTGGCGCGCCACCAGGCGGAGATCTTCGACATCCCGGTCTACGACGGCCCGCACCTGCGTGCCGCCGCCCTCCTGCAACTCCTCATCCACGTCCCGGCGTTGGAGCGCACCAACGTGCTCTTCGCCTGCGCGGTCGGGTACGCCTATCTCGTCGCGAGCGGGCTCAGGGTCGTCACCTCGCCCGAACTCGTCCGGGACCTCGCCAAGGTGGCCAAGAAGGGCGACGCCTCGGTGCACGACATCGCCCGCGAGCTGCGGAGATGGACGCTCTGATCAGCGCTCCGCCGTCGGTGGCCGCCAGGCGGTGCCCAGCACGCAGAAGGACGTGGGCAGCGTAGGCCCCTTTTCCGGCATCAACACCCGCCGGTAGGGGCCGAGTTCGAATCCGGCCGCCCGCAGGGCCGCGACCGGGTCGCGCCCCAGATGGCAGCCGCCGTTCAGCGGCGGCCACAGCGTGCGGTCCAGGGCGCGCTGGGTGAAGCGCATCGCCGGGCCGCCGCCCCTGCCGTGCTCGAAGAACCGCACGGCCCCGCCGGGCCGCAGCACCCGGCGCACCTCGCCGAGCGCGCGCGGCACGTCGCGCACACTGCACAGCACCAGCGAGATCACCACGGCGTCGAAGGCCTCGCTCTTGACGGGCAGCGCCTCCGCGGCCCCGGGTGCCACGTCGACCGGCACCTCCGAGCGCAGGGCGGCCTCCACCGCCAACTGCCGCAGCCGGCGCTCCGGTTCGATCGCCACGACCTCGGAGACCGCGCGGGGATAGTGCGAGAAGTTCAGGCCGTTGCCCGCGCCGATCTCGAGCACCCGCCCGGACAGCCCGGCGAGCAGCCGCTCCCGCACCCCGGCCATGCCCATCCGGGTATCGGCGGCGACACTGACCCGGGCGTAGTACCGGGCGAACAGCGGATGGTGGACGGGGTCCCGGGACACCTTGCCGGAACCGGCGGACCGCGGCGCCATGGCAGCCTCCCTCACCGGACAGGACTGACCTCACCGCAATTGTCCCCCGCGGGACCGTGTCGCACCCCTGCGCGGGCTCACCGGACGAAGTCGCGCACCTGATCGTGGACGGCGTGGGCAACGCCGACATCCCTCGTCGTGCGCGGGCGGCCGGACAACGTCGTCCCGCGCGGGGCGGCCCGCCGGGAGACGATCCGCCGCACACAGACTTCGCACACTTCGGAGCACCCCACTGCGCGACATGGGCCCGTGCCGAACTCCGCGCACTCGTGCCCCCGCCGACTGCCAGATCGCCGCCCGACGGGCGCGCGCCCGCGCACGAGATCCCCCTGAGGACTTCTCAGGGCGCCTCGCGCACCCCGAACACCTCCGCGTCCCATGTCCCGTCCAGCCGCGGTGCCAGCCAACCAGGCGCCGCGGCACGGAAGTCGGCGGGGGCCAGCCGGGCGGCGCCGGCCGGCAGGGCGCCGAGCAGTGGAGCCCCGGACACGTCCGGAAGATCCGCGAGGTTGCAACGCGAGGCGAGGTCGGGGGAGTCGGGCCAGCTGCCGATCACCACACCCGCCAAGTCGAGTTCACGGCGGCCAAGTTCACGGGCCGTCAGCTCCGTGGTGTTGAGCGTGCCCAGACCCGCCGACGCCACGACCAGGACCGGCGCCCGCAGCAGCTCCGCCGCGTCGGCCAGCGTCCCGCCCTCGTCGTCGAAGCGGACGAGCAGCCCGCCCGCCCCCTCCACCAGCACCAGATCGTGCTCGACGGCCAGTTTGGCGGCGGCCTCGGCGACCTCCCGCGGGCGCACCGGCCGGAGAGCGGCCCGCCGCGCGGCCGTCGCCGGGGCCAACGGCTCCGGAAAGCGGGCGAGTTCGGCCTTCGTCACGGCACCCGCGAGCCTGGCGACCTCATCGGCGTCCCCGGGCTCGTCCGGCCGTACGCCGGTCTGCGCGGCCTTCAGGACGGCGACCGTCCGTCCGGCGGCGAGCGCGGCGGCGGCGACGGCGGCCGTGGTGACGGTCTTGCCGACCTCCGTGCCCGTCCCCGTGATCACCAGTACCGTCATGTCATCCCTCCCGGGCGGCGGCGCACACCGCACGCGCGATCCGTGCCACGTCCTCGTCGCCCGTGACGTACGGCGGCATCGTGTAGACGAGGTCGCGGAACGGCCGCAGCCACACGCCCTCGCGTACGGCGGCCTCCGTCGCGGCCCTCATGTCGACGTCGTGGTCCAGCTGCACGACCCCGATGGCGCCGAGCACCCGCACGTCCCTCACCCCCGGGAGGTCACGGGCCGGCGCCAGCCCCTCCCGCAGCCCCGCCTCGATCCGCTTGACCTCCGCGAGCCAGTCCTGCCCGAGCAGCAGGTCGATCGACGCGCAGGCCACCGAGGCGGCGAGCGGGTTCCCCATGAAGGTGGGGCCGTGGGCGAGCACCGGCACTTCGCCCCGCGAGATCCCGTCGGCCACGCGAGGCGTGCACAGGGTCGCCGCCATCGTCATATAACCGCCGGTCAGCGCCTTGCCCACACACATCACGTCCGGCGTGACGGCGGCGTGCCCCGCGGCGAACAGGGCGCCCGTGCGCCCGAATCCGGTCGCGATCTCGTCGAACACCAGCAGCACGTCGTGCGCGTCGCACGCCTCGCGCAGTACCCGCAGATACGCGGGGGAGTGGAACCGCATCCCGCCCGCGCCCTGCACCACCGGCTCCACGATCACCGCGGCCAGTTCGTCCGCGTGCCGCTCGATCGCCGCGCGCAGCTGGTGCGCGTACGACTCCTCGTACTCGGCCGGGGGCGCGTCCACGAACACCTGGCGGGGCAGGACCCCGGACCACAGCTCGTGCATCCCGCCCTCGGGGTCGCACACCGACATAGGCTGCCAGGTGTCACCGTGGTAGCCGCCGCGCCAGGTCAGCAGGCGCTGCTTGCGCGTACGGCCCAGCGAGCGCCAGTACTGCAGACACATCTTCACCGCGACCTCGACCGACACGGACCCCGAGTCGGCGAGGAAGACATGCTCCAGCCCGTCGGGAGACATGTCGACAAGGAGCTTCGCGAGCCGGACGGCGGGCTCGTGGGTGAGCCCGCCGAACATCACATGGCTCATCCGCCCGAGCTGCTCGCGCGCGGCCTCGTTCAGCACCGGGTGGTTGTAGCCGTGGATCGCCGACCACCAGGAGGACATCCCGTCCACCAGCTCGGGGCCCCCGGCGAGCCGCAGCCGCACCCCGCTCGCCGACTCCACGACGAGCGGATCGACCCGGCCGGGCATCGGACCGTACGGATGCCACACGTGCCGCCGGTCGAGCGCCAGCAGCTCCGGCACCGGCAGGCCGGGCAGATCAGGCATTGGGCGCGAGATCCGTTCCGGCGCCTCGACGGCGTACGGCGACGAGATCGGTCCGCGCCTCGTTGGCGGGGGCGGCCGCCGGGACCGTCGTACCGCAGACCCCGCCGCCCTCGTGGGACCCGCAGCCCGCGCACTCGTGGGACCCGCAGCCGGCGGACTCGTGCGAGCCGCAGCCGCCCCCGGCCGTCGCCCGGTGCTCCGGCAGCGTCACCTCGCCCGCGCCCTCCACCTCGAACCCGGCGTCCGCGATCATCTCCAGGTCGGCCTTGCCGGCCTGGCCCTCGGTGGTGAGGTAGTCGCCCAGGAAGATCGAGTTGGCGAGGTTGAGGGCGAGGGGCTGCATGGTGCGCAGATGGACCTCGCGGCCGCCCGCGATGCGGACCTCGACGTCCGGGCAGACGAAGCGGACCATCGCCAGGATGCGCAGACAGCGCTGCGGGGTGAGGTTCCACTCCTTGGCCAGCGGGGTGCCCTCGACCGGGATCAGGAAGTTGACCGGAACCGAGTCGGGGTCCAGCTCGCGCAGCGAGTAGACGACGTCGACCAGGTCCTCGTCGCTCTCGCCCATGCCGGCGATCAGACCCGAGCAGGCGGACAGACCGGCAGCGTGCGCCTTGGTCACGGTGTCGACCCGGTCGGCGTAGGTGTGGGTGGTCGTGATGTCGCCGTAGGTCGACTCGGACGTGTTGAGGTTGTGGTTGTAGGCGTCCGCACCCGCCTCGCGCAGCCGCTCGGCCTGGCCGTCGGAGAGCAGACCGAGACAGGCGCACACCTCGACGCCCTCGTTC from Streptomyces sp. CC0208 carries:
- a CDS encoding hemolysin family protein, with the translated sequence MTVVQLLIGLATLVVNAFFVGAEFALISVRRSQIEPYAEQGDRRAKGVLWGLEHVSALMAAAQLGITLCTLVLGVVAEPAIAHLLEPVFHAVGVPKGAGHAVSFVIALTLATYLHMLLGEMVPKNIALAEPVRSALLLGPPLVALARGLRPVIFAVNAFANLLLKLLRVETKDEVTATFSDAELARIVRDSGEAGLIDERARERLHDALELGRRPVRDVVLPLEEVVYARVGVTPEQLEALSNESGFSRFPVVDEGRRIVGYLHVKDALDASPRDLPFPVRDMRPIARIRESTPLDDVLTAMRRSRTHLAAALGADGRLAGLVTMEDVLRELFGRQVWPPGPTDR
- a CDS encoding hemolysin family protein; this encodes MTEVLLLLVAILLSLACGAFVAAEFSLTTVDRGQLERAAESGERGASGALKAVRNLTFQLSGAQLGITVTNLVVGMLAEPSIAALIAGPLESLGISRSTSRSLALVLGTALSTVFLMVVGELVPKNWAISSPLAMAKRVGTAQSWFSAAFRPFITHLNNTANRVVRRFGLEPAEELASARGPQELAALARHSARAGALEADTAELFVRTLNLADLTAENVMTPRVQVIALDVQATCEDVANATRATGLSRFPVYRGSLDSVVGIAHIKDILAVPADRRPRASVAELLREPLLVPESLTVDRLLDRLSGKRTMAVVIDEYGGTAGVATLEDIVEEVVGEVRDEHDPHETSDLAAAGTDEEGRELFQADGSARIDQLARVGLRAPEGPYETLAGLLATELGRIPAVGDSVEITGWQLDVTDAQGRRAARVLLHAPLPGEGAER
- a CDS encoding GNAT family N-acetyltransferase gives rise to the protein MTDLRIRAATPDDLDTVLAFWTRAAEGTSISDDRDGVERLVTRDPEALILAELDGELVGTVIAGFDGWRCHLYRLAVHPERRRRGIGSALLTAAEDRFVRLGGRRGDAMVLVRNETAQHAWRAAGYAPEEKWRRWVKPLAG
- a CDS encoding LLM class F420-dependent oxidoreductase, translated to MPRPEQLRPFRFAVNLTAAATDEDWRTKCRRAEELGYDVILVPDHLGKIAPFPALVAAAEVTERPRLGTFVLNAGFWNPALLAREVATVDALTGGRLELGLGTGYVRSEHDGAGLPFGSPGERVDHLRRTVEELERLLSSADHVPQPVQRPRVPLLIGGIGNRMLRLSAEHADIMAFTGATLVPGNTTGKLIPTTAEQLDERVARYLHLAEGRKEPAELNLLVQTVVVTDDREAVATPFLHRLPDLTLQQALDLPIMLVGTVDEIVAQVLAQRERYGFTYLTVLEASMEAFAPVMARLRGQ
- a CDS encoding FtsX-like permease family protein, whose translation is MLKATLRSFLAHKGRLLLSALAVVLSVAFVSGSLIFSDTLSRTFDRLFASTAPDLTISPEEDLKEAIPSGTTATLPAALADRVARVDGVGAARFDAEDDGITVADAENESVGSTTGAPTIGTDWNPTSRSPVKLTSGHAPHGPSEALLDSETADRKDLHIGDPLTVIAAPGSFKVRIVGIATFTTTNPGATLLFLDPPTAQAKLLGSAKAATSISVDAAEGVSNDQLKQRVTAALGTGTYEYRTADEQAKSDVDQLGGFLDVIKYVMLGFAGIAVLVGVFLIVNTFSMLIAQRTRELGLLRALGADRRQVRRSVLTEATLLGLVGSTVGLGTGIGLAVGLIALMNAFGMNIRTGEMVIGWGTPVAAYVVGVGVTFVAAYLPARRAAGVSPMAALADAEIAGIGKPLRTRAIVGGVVGAAGAAALVGCVTSSKTASAASLLGLGVVLTLLATVIAGPLLVRPVIRVLGGAFPALFGPVGRMSQRNALRNPRRTGATAAALMVGLALVGGMSVASASMSKSFDDQIDKTLGADYVVQNGNFLPFPQEVTDAVRRTEGAGLVVRSRFAPIAVRLPDGKRVETSAAGYDPQLDEVAHITYAQGDTAAALATGHLAMDLDFARDHHVKVGSRIPVEFQGGRRTELTVGALTDQDSADGFGTQGGIYFGLGTLEQFVQGGQDSALYVNAASGVGADRLRAGLEKTLDPYPQVQVRDLADYKDLVHDQIAVLLYLVYALLGLAIVIAVLGVVNTLALSVVERTREIGLLRAIGLARRQLRRMIRLESVVIAVFGAVLGLALGLVWGVCTQQVLALQGLNALAIPWGTIVAVVVGSAVVGIVAALLPALRASRMNVLAAIAHE
- a CDS encoding ABC transporter ATP-binding protein, with product MSTAAAEHAPADAIAARARGLTKAYGSGETAVIALDSVDVDIARSRFTAVMGPSGSGKSTLMHCLAGLDTVSAGQVWLGDTEITGLKERELTRLRRDRIGFMFQSFNLIPTLNAAENITLPMDIAGKKPDEKWLDQVIDTLGLRDRLKHRPAQLSGGQQQRVACARALASRPELIFADEPTGNLDSRAGLEVLGFLREAVDQLGQTVVMVTHDPGAAAHSDLVLFLGDGRIVDSMELPTAEAVLERMKRFDVIRGQFDADADTDED
- a CDS encoding class I SAM-dependent methyltransferase, whose translation is MAPRSAGSGKVSRDPVHHPLFARYYARVSVAADTRMGMAGVRERLLAGLSGRVLEIGAGNGLNFSHYPRAVSEVVAIEPERRLRQLAVEAALRSEVPVDVAPGAAEALPVKSEAFDAVVISLVLCSVRDVPRALGEVRRVLRPGGAVRFFEHGRGGGPAMRFTQRALDRTLWPPLNGGCHLGRDPVAALRAAGFELGPYRRVLMPEKGPTLPTSFCVLGTAWRPPTAER
- the bioD gene encoding dethiobiotin synthase: MTVLVITGTGTEVGKTVTTAAVAAAALAAGRTVAVLKAAQTGVRPDEPGDADEVARLAGAVTKAELARFPEPLAPATAARRAALRPVRPREVAEAAAKLAVEHDLVLVEGAGGLLVRFDDEGGTLADAAELLRAPVLVVASAGLGTLNTTELTARELGRRELDLAGVVIGSWPDSPDLASRCNLADLPDVSGAPLLGALPAGAARLAPADFRAAAPGWLAPRLDGTWDAEVFGVREAP
- a CDS encoding adenosylmethionine--8-amino-7-oxononanoate transaminase, with the protein product MPDLPGLPVPELLALDRRHVWHPYGPMPGRVDPLVVESASGVRLRLAGGPELVDGMSSWWSAIHGYNHPVLNEAAREQLGRMSHVMFGGLTHEPAVRLAKLLVDMSPDGLEHVFLADSGSVSVEVAVKMCLQYWRSLGRTRKQRLLTWRGGYHGDTWQPMSVCDPEGGMHELWSGVLPRQVFVDAPPAEYEESYAHQLRAAIERHADELAAVIVEPVVQGAGGMRFHSPAYLRVLREACDAHDVLLVFDEIATGFGRTGALFAAGHAAVTPDVMCVGKALTGGYMTMAATLCTPRVADGISRGEVPVLAHGPTFMGNPLAASVACASIDLLLGQDWLAEVKRIEAGLREGLAPARDLPGVRDVRVLGAIGVVQLDHDVDMRAATEAAVREGVWLRPFRDLVYTMPPYVTGDEDVARIARAVCAAAREG